From one Synechocystis sp. PCC 6803 substr. PCC-P genomic stretch:
- a CDS encoding bifunctional oligoribonuclease/PAP phosphatase NrnA, giving the protein MASVSSQPGNSPSLSVPESSIVSSPQQISAQRSIASADVVSPRIPAANTAQIIKLQHHLEGHQGQRLILVIQDFPDPDALSSAWAFQLIAAQYEIQCDIVYAGTLSHQENIALVKLTGLPAKRWGPQMLKDIDLSDYQGCVLVDSQGTNSQLMPLVQEANIPVVVIIDHHSPQDEVEAEGAFVDIRPSSRSTATILTEYLQGGMLDFNSSNPTHVKCATALMHGLRSDTINLLQAQEAEFMAAAYLSRIYDAQLLNAVLQSARSKRVMEVIERSLQNRVVQNNFSLAGVGYLRYEERDAIPQAADFLVSEENVHTALVYGIVHDRANDIELVIGSLRTNKLTLDPDEFLKDSLGMDGTGRYYGGGRDMAGGFEIPVGFLTGCNDQAEYTKLKWEVFDRQLKQKFFRLINPDHRVVHS; this is encoded by the coding sequence ATGGCTTCTGTTTCCTCCCAGCCTGGTAACAGTCCTTCTCTTTCTGTCCCGGAATCCAGCATTGTTTCTTCCCCTCAGCAGATCAGCGCCCAGAGGAGTATTGCCTCCGCCGACGTCGTCTCTCCCCGTATCCCCGCCGCTAACACAGCCCAAATTATCAAACTCCAGCATCACTTGGAAGGGCACCAGGGGCAACGGTTGATTTTGGTCATCCAGGACTTTCCTGACCCTGACGCTCTCTCTAGTGCCTGGGCATTTCAACTGATTGCAGCCCAGTACGAAATTCAGTGCGATATTGTCTATGCAGGCACCCTTTCCCACCAGGAAAATATTGCTTTAGTGAAGTTAACCGGCCTGCCTGCCAAGCGCTGGGGGCCGCAAATGCTCAAGGATATTGACCTCTCTGATTACCAAGGCTGTGTGCTGGTGGATAGCCAGGGCACCAATAGTCAACTGATGCCTTTAGTACAGGAAGCTAATATTCCCGTTGTGGTGATTATTGATCACCATAGTCCGCAGGACGAGGTAGAAGCGGAAGGTGCCTTTGTGGATATTCGTCCCAGCAGTCGTTCCACTGCCACCATTTTGACGGAATATCTCCAGGGGGGCATGTTGGATTTCAACAGCAGTAACCCCACCCACGTAAAATGCGCCACGGCCTTGATGCATGGACTGCGTTCTGACACCATCAATTTACTTCAGGCCCAGGAAGCGGAGTTTATGGCGGCAGCCTACCTCAGTCGCATTTATGATGCCCAGTTACTCAATGCGGTGTTACAATCAGCCCGCTCCAAACGGGTGATGGAAGTAATAGAGCGGTCTTTGCAAAACCGAGTCGTACAAAATAACTTTTCTTTGGCGGGGGTAGGTTATCTCCGCTACGAAGAACGGGACGCCATTCCCCAAGCGGCGGACTTTTTGGTTTCAGAGGAGAACGTACACACTGCTTTGGTTTACGGTATTGTCCATGACCGGGCCAATGATATTGAGTTGGTCATTGGTTCCCTCCGCACCAATAAGTTGACCCTAGACCCCGATGAATTTTTAAAAGATAGTCTCGGCATGGATGGTACAGGACGCTACTATGGCGGTGGCCGGGATATGGCCGGCGGCTTTGAAATTCCGGTGGGCTTCCTAACAGGATGCAATGACCAGGCGGAATATACCAAACTCAAATGGGAAGTGTTCGATCGCCAGTTGAAGCAAAAGTTTTTCCGCTTAATTAACCCAGACCATCGGGTGGTGCATTCTTAA
- a CDS encoding CHAT domain-containing protein has protein sequence MKTTTHSRAMGQSASGDRRGLSRSLLNKLMAVGMGLTLASFSMAPAFAQTLSEKIVAMEKAREQEFAAYFGESLAEVTQTPEDIALTLQKITAETGKKPAVLWIIPEKEFLHLVLVTPDLDPIVVDLHDVPEAVLRPVVSTFQRELQLSQTVNRREASQQLYQWIIAPYAETLEAQGIDTLLFCLGNGVRGLPMAALFDGEEYLLEKYSLTNIPAFNLIDSNYKPLQPGNILAMGASEFADQSPLPAVPVELENIVWEMAINRPAADRWQAETFLNQDFTVDRLQKELEQKRPSIVHLATHSSFRSGKPANSYIEFWNDKLALNKVSQINWQSSAVELLVLSACQTALGDDQAELGFAGLALKAGVKSAVASFWNVDDAATLVLMTEFYRQLGQTSTKAEALRQAQLKMLRGELTAGLEQSGISRGAIALPPSLINLGQTNFSAPYYWASFTMLSSPW, from the coding sequence ATGAAAACTACCACACACAGCAGGGCTATGGGCCAATCAGCTTCTGGCGATCGCCGGGGTTTGTCGAGATCTTTGCTGAACAAATTGATGGCGGTGGGCATGGGATTGACCTTGGCTAGTTTCAGTATGGCCCCCGCCTTTGCCCAAACCCTGAGCGAAAAAATTGTCGCCATGGAAAAAGCCCGGGAACAGGAGTTTGCCGCCTATTTTGGTGAAAGTCTGGCCGAAGTGACCCAAACCCCAGAAGATATTGCCCTTACTCTGCAGAAAATCACGGCAGAAACCGGCAAAAAACCAGCAGTGTTGTGGATTATTCCGGAAAAAGAATTTTTACATTTAGTACTAGTCACCCCTGACCTAGACCCCATTGTGGTGGATTTGCATGACGTACCGGAGGCGGTATTAAGGCCTGTGGTGTCAACTTTTCAGCGGGAATTGCAACTCTCCCAAACCGTCAATCGCCGGGAGGCATCCCAGCAATTGTACCAATGGATTATTGCCCCCTATGCTGAAACCCTAGAAGCCCAAGGCATTGACACCCTGCTCTTTTGTCTGGGCAATGGGGTGCGGGGTTTACCCATGGCGGCCCTATTTGATGGGGAGGAATATCTCCTGGAGAAATATAGCCTGACCAACATTCCGGCTTTCAATTTAATTGACAGTAACTATAAACCACTCCAGCCCGGCAATATTTTGGCCATGGGGGCATCGGAGTTTGCTGACCAAAGTCCTTTGCCGGCAGTGCCAGTGGAATTGGAAAATATTGTCTGGGAAATGGCAATCAATCGTCCGGCGGCAGACCGTTGGCAGGCAGAAACCTTCCTCAACCAGGATTTTACGGTCGATCGCCTGCAAAAGGAGCTAGAGCAAAAACGTCCCAGCATTGTTCATTTAGCCACCCATTCTTCCTTCCGCTCCGGTAAACCAGCCAACTCCTATATCGAATTTTGGAACGATAAATTGGCTTTAAACAAAGTCAGTCAAATAAATTGGCAATCTTCAGCGGTGGAATTATTGGTGCTCAGTGCTTGCCAAACCGCCCTCGGGGACGACCAAGCGGAACTGGGTTTTGCTGGCCTAGCCCTCAAAGCCGGGGTTAAATCGGCCGTCGCCAGTTTTTGGAACGTAGACGATGCTGCTACCCTAGTGCTGATGACTGAGTTCTACCGTCAATTGGGTCAAACTTCCACCAAGGCCGAAGCCCTGCGCCAAGCCCAACTGAAAATGCTCCGAGGAGAATTAACTGCTGGACTGGAACAATCGGGCATTTCCCGGGGGGCGATCGCCTTACCCCCATCCCTAATCAATCTGGGGCAAACGAATTTTTCGGCTCCTTACTACTGGGCATCCTTCACTATGCTTAGTAGTCCTTGGTAA
- a CDS encoding homocysteine biosynthesis protein — MATIAEINDKLRRGKATVWTAEQVKAQVAELGVAKVAAMVDVVCTGTFEPMESSGAVINLGQTDPPIKIRQCWLDGIPAYAGFGAVDLYLGATAAADITNTGDNPNEGDGVAERGGGHIIEDLIAGKSIPLRAVGQGTDCYPRTTLETVISTDRINQFYLYNPRNLYQNFIVGVNGGDRLLYTYLGPLQPRLGNAVYSNPGAIGPLFNDPLLQAIGIGTKIFLGGGVGYIAWEGTQHFPLQKRLPNHTPIGPAATLALIGDAKQMDAHWVRGCYLKNYGPSLMLGVGVPIPVLNEQVIEQCAVKDEDIVAPVVDFSIPRRVRPTFGLVTYGQLKSGKITIEGKTVRVAPLASIARSREVAETLKAWLDAGTFALTEPVAPLPTDRMFLAQDPIGNLSI, encoded by the coding sequence ATGGCGACGATCGCCGAGATTAATGACAAACTCCGCCGGGGTAAAGCTACGGTTTGGACGGCAGAACAGGTTAAAGCCCAGGTGGCAGAACTGGGGGTGGCCAAGGTGGCGGCCATGGTAGACGTGGTCTGCACAGGAACTTTTGAACCAATGGAATCCTCCGGGGCGGTGATCAACCTTGGACAAACGGACCCGCCGATTAAAATTCGTCAATGCTGGCTAGATGGCATTCCGGCCTACGCTGGCTTTGGAGCAGTGGATTTATATTTAGGAGCAACAGCGGCGGCAGACATTACCAACACTGGCGATAATCCCAACGAAGGGGACGGGGTGGCGGAAAGGGGCGGCGGCCATATCATTGAAGATCTCATTGCTGGTAAGAGTATTCCCCTGCGGGCTGTGGGCCAGGGCACCGACTGCTATCCCCGCACTACCTTGGAAACGGTGATTAGCACCGACCGAATTAATCAGTTCTACCTCTACAATCCCCGCAATCTTTACCAAAATTTTATCGTGGGCGTCAACGGTGGCGATCGCCTGTTATACACTTACCTGGGGCCCCTGCAACCCCGCTTGGGCAATGCGGTTTATTCCAACCCAGGCGCCATTGGTCCCCTGTTTAACGATCCTCTCCTCCAGGCGATCGGCATTGGCACCAAAATCTTCCTGGGGGGCGGTGTCGGTTACATTGCCTGGGAAGGCACCCAACATTTTCCTCTGCAAAAACGTTTGCCCAACCACACCCCCATCGGCCCGGCGGCTACCCTAGCCCTCATTGGGGATGCCAAACAAATGGATGCCCATTGGGTGCGAGGTTGTTATCTAAAAAACTATGGTCCTTCTTTAATGTTGGGGGTGGGGGTGCCCATTCCTGTGTTGAATGAACAGGTAATTGAGCAATGTGCTGTCAAAGATGAGGACATCGTGGCTCCGGTGGTGGATTTTTCCATTCCCCGTCGGGTCAGGCCCACCTTTGGTTTGGTTACCTACGGCCAACTCAAAAGCGGCAAAATTACCATCGAAGGCAAAACGGTGCGGGTGGCTCCCTTGGCCAGCATTGCCCGCTCCAGGGAAGTGGCGGAAACCCTCAAAGCTTGGCTAGACGCTGGCACCTTTGCCCTCACGGAACCGGTGGCTCCCCTGCCCACCGACCGCATGTTTCTCGCCCAGGACCCCATCGGCAATTTGTCGATTTAG
- the csaB gene encoding polysaccharide pyruvyl transferase CsaB: protein MRVILCGYYGQDNAGDEALLVCLLQMLPATVEPVVLSANPQVTTARYGVKAHYNRDWGKIWQLLGQCDGFIWGGGSLMQDVTSVVSPLYYGGLMAIAQMRRLKTIAWAQGIGPLRRPPLRWFTQQVLRGCSGISVRDQASLQLVKQWGLKAFLAADPVWSLAAENASSSPSPLPMVAVNLRAHPLLTLERLAVITEALRDFQHQTQTHVRLIPLQKSQDLAIAEAIAVELPGSHEILYRPDPRECKGLFRGAEFTIGMRLHSLIMAAAEGSACFALSYDPKVSRLIAEVGLPGRELADLPRDSNELSQVWQGHFRQRQPSTGVEFLQKSALQHQTLLQKIFVD, encoded by the coding sequence ATGCGTGTCATTCTGTGTGGTTACTACGGCCAAGACAATGCTGGGGATGAAGCCCTTTTAGTCTGTTTGCTGCAAATGCTTCCTGCGACGGTGGAGCCAGTGGTGCTCTCCGCCAATCCCCAGGTCACCACAGCGAGATACGGTGTTAAAGCCCACTACAACCGAGACTGGGGCAAAATTTGGCAGCTTTTGGGTCAATGTGACGGTTTTATCTGGGGGGGAGGCAGTTTGATGCAGGATGTGACCAGCGTGGTTAGTCCCCTATACTACGGTGGTTTGATGGCGATCGCCCAGATGCGGCGTTTAAAAACCATTGCCTGGGCCCAGGGCATTGGCCCCCTTAGAAGGCCGCCGTTGCGCTGGTTTACCCAACAGGTGCTCCGGGGTTGTAGCGGCATCAGCGTACGGGATCAAGCTTCTTTGCAATTAGTTAAACAATGGGGCTTAAAGGCTTTTTTAGCGGCGGATCCGGTGTGGTCTTTAGCCGCTGAAAATGCGTCTTCTTCCCCCAGCCCTTTGCCCATGGTGGCGGTGAATTTGCGGGCCCATCCTTTGTTAACCTTGGAACGCTTGGCGGTCATTACCGAAGCCCTAAGGGATTTTCAACACCAGACCCAAACCCATGTGCGGCTCATTCCCCTACAAAAATCCCAGGATTTGGCCATTGCCGAAGCGATCGCCGTGGAATTGCCGGGGAGTCATGAAATTCTTTACCGCCCCGACCCCAGGGAATGTAAAGGTTTGTTCCGGGGGGCGGAATTCACCATTGGCATGCGGCTCCACAGTTTAATCATGGCCGCGGCGGAGGGCAGTGCCTGCTTTGCCCTTAGTTATGACCCTAAAGTTAGTCGTTTAATCGCAGAGGTGGGACTACCGGGCCGGGAATTGGCGGATTTACCCAGGGATAGCAACGAACTCAGCCAGGTTTGGCAGGGACATTTCCGGCAAAGACAACCCTCTACCGGGGTAGAGTTCTTGCAAAAATCTGCCCTTCAGCATCAAACTTTGTTGCAGAAAATTTTTGTTGACTAG
- a CDS encoding DUF2949 domain-containing protein, whose amino-acid sequence MSQTNYYQNLLNFLRQDLSLPAESLAIAERTACNAIDNSNNLPIILWQYGLISLEELDRIFDWLEKF is encoded by the coding sequence ATGAGTCAAACTAACTACTATCAGAATCTTTTAAATTTTCTCCGCCAAGACCTTTCCCTGCCGGCAGAATCCCTGGCGATCGCCGAGCGCACCGCTTGCAACGCCATTGACAATAGTAACAATCTACCCATTATTCTCTGGCAGTATGGGCTAATTAGTTTGGAAGAATTAGACCGGATTTTCGACTGGCTCGAAAAGTTTTAG